A portion of the Bradysia coprophila strain Holo2 unplaced genomic scaffold, BU_Bcop_v1 contig_297, whole genome shotgun sequence genome contains these proteins:
- the LOC119079125 gene encoding V-type proton ATPase 16 kDa proteolipid subunit, translated as MADAEHPIYGPFFGVMGAASAIIFSALGAAYGTAKSGTGIAAMSVMRPELIMKSIIPVVMAGIIAIYGLVVAVLIAGALDEPKNYPLYKGFIHLGAGLAVGFSGLAAGFAIGIVGDAGVRGTAQQPRLFVGMILILIFAEVLGLYGLIVAIYLYTK; from the exons ATGGCAGATGCAGAACATCCAATCTACGGACCATTCTTCGGAGTTATGGGAGCAGCCTCGGCTATCATTTTCAGCG CCCTCGGAGCTGCCTATGGAACAGCCAAGTCAGGCACTGGAATTGCTGCTATGTCAGTGATGCGACCGGAATTGATCATGAAATCCATCATTCCAGTCGTCATGGCGGGTATCATTGCCATTTACGGTTTGGTCGTTGCTGTACTCATCGCTGGTGCTTTAGATGAGCCAAAGAACTATCCATTGTACAA AGGTTTCATCCATCTCGGAGCTGGTTTGGCAGTCGGTTTCTCTGGTTTGGCGGCCGGTTTCGCCATCGGTATCGTTGGTGACGCCGGTGTCCGTGGTACGGCCCAGCAGCCACGTCTGTTCGTCGGTATGATTTTGATCCTTATTTTCGCTGAAGTATTGGGTCTGTACGGTCTTATCGTCGCCATCTATCTCTACACTAAATAA
- the LOC119079086 gene encoding uncharacterized protein LOC119079086 — MVIQCCVKDCGTVGNNNFHSFPKNKQIAEKWIAAAQAVHLIEKLNDNKLSSSFYKVCRKHFQESDLTKNGKGQIIVKQDCAPSLFLPNNTNVPAAMTINSTNPPQHNSLPADKDKSVDQPESDRKFDERGTGPSTVESVSKNGPRAAERNGRQIGNRSKAMNEPRSNTLSYYKRRVKVLQQKVKNTKLNDSTVLDYLKTKFNEQLMEFITMQLKNCGRSKHGRRYTPEQKSLCLAMYKQGPKSYRFNEQWCCLPTKRTLGRYSAQLMFKSGVDSKVLAAVENIVAQWHQKDKYCSIGWDEVSLNEHLDYCQSMDKIEGFVEMCKPKVPIFATHALTFMVRGIEISFKQSVGYFYTNGLSSFELVELIKLMIERVSATGNYKSEEFFVIASIR; from the exons atggTGATACAATGTTGTGTAAAAGACTGTGGTACTGttggaaataataatttccacAGTTTCCCCAAAAACAAGCAAATCGCAGAAAAGTGGATTGCGGCTGCCCAAGCGGtacatttgattgaaaaactgaatgaTAACAAACTATCGAGTTCATTCTACAAAGTGTGTAGAAAACACTTCCAAGAATCTGATCTCacgaaaaatggaaaaggaCAGATCATTGTGAAGCAGGATTGCGCACCGAGCCTGTTCCTGCCAAATAATACTAAC GTTCCAGCAGCGATGACTATCAATTCTACCAATCCTCCACAGCACAATTCACTGCCAGCC GACAAGGACAAATCAGTGGATCAACCTGAAAGTGATCGCAAGTTTGATGAAAGGGGCACTGGACCTTCTACGGTCGAATCGGTCTCGAAAAACGGTCCTAGAGCAGCTGAAAGAAATGGACGTCAAATTGGCAATCGCTCCAAAGCCATG AACGAACCACGCTCGAATACGTTGAGTTACTACAAGCGACGTGTGAAGGTCCTACAGCAGAAAGTCAAAAACACCAAACTAAATGATTCTACAGTCCTCGATTATTTAAAGACCAAGTTTAATGAACAGCTGATGGAGTTCATTACTATGCAACTGAAAAACTGCGGACGATCAAAACACGGAAGACGCTACACACCTGAACAAAAGAGCCTTTGCCTAGCAATGTACAAACAAGGTCCGAAAAGCTACCGTTTTAACGAACAATGGTGTTGTTTGCCCACTAAACGTACCTTGGGCCGCTACAGCGCGCAATTAATGTTTAAATCCGGAGTTGATTCGAAAGTTCTGGCTGCCGTCGAAAATATCGTAGCACAGTGGCATCAAAAGGACAAATACTGTTCAATCGGTTGGGACGAGGTCTCCCTTAATGAACACTTGGATTATTGCCAGTCGATGGATAAAATCGAAGGGTTTGTTGAAATGTGCAAACCGAAAGTTCCAATTTTTGCGACTCACGCATTGACCTTTATGGTTCGTGGAATCGAAATATCATTTAAGCAATCGGTCGGATACTTTTATACGAACGGCTTGAGCTCATTTGAATTGGTAGAGCTTATCAAATTAATGATAGAACGAGTATCCGCTACAGGTAACTATAAAAGTGAAGAATTTTTCGTCATTGCTTCAATAAGATAA